AAGAATATTAATTTTGTGGTGAATCCAGGAGAGACCGTTGCCTTTGTAGGGTCGACGGGTTCAGGGAAGTCTTCCATCATGAATCTCTTCTTAAGATTTTATGATTTTAAAGAAGGGGAAATCTTGATTGATGAACTTCCAATTCAACAATATTCAAAAGAAGTTCTTCGCGATAAAATCGGACTCGTACTTCAAGATCCATTCTTATTCCATGGAACGGTTGCTTCTAATATTCGCATGTACCAAGACATCACAGACGAAGACGTGAAGCAGGCGAGTGAGTTCGTAGATGCTCATCATTTTATCGAACAACTTCCACAAGGATATGACCATAAAGTCTCTGAAAAGGGCTCAACATTCTCTAGCGGTGAGCGCCAATTAATCGCCTTTGCTCGAACGATTGCAGCCAATCCGAAAATCCTGATTCTGGATGAAGCGACTGCTAATATCGATTCGCAAACCGAAGAAGTGATTCAAACATCTCTTAAGAAGATGAGAAACGGTCGAACCACTTTAGCGATTGCGCACCGATTATCGACGATTCAAGATGCAAACCAAATTTTTGTACTCGATAAAGGAGAAATCGTCGAGAGCGGAACGCATACGGAACTCTTAGAAAAAGAAGGACTCTATTATAAAATGTACCAACTCCAAGCTGGGATGATGCAAGAATAACAATCATTAGAAAAGACATAGCGAAAAAACGCTATGTCTTTTTTGCAAGTGTAACATTTTTGTTACGTAACATAATTGTTACATCATAAGTTGGAAAAGTTCTGCTGTATCAAAAATGATTTGTATCAAAATTGATACAAAAGGAGTTTTTGAATTAAAGTTGTATCATCTGTGATACGTATCATGCAGGATACACATGTAATAATTATAAAATTTTAAGAAGAATATAATGGTGTGAAAAAAGCGGTGAAAAATGATAGCGTTTCATATTGACACGTTCCAAAATTAATTGTACACTATCAAAGTAGAGGAGGATGATTATGACTAATCCATTACAAGAAGCAAGAAAAGAGCATGTACTAGTGTGCGCTCATAGAGGAACTTGTGGAGCTTCTGTAATTCAGAATACTCGACTAGCCTTTAATAACGCATTATTACATGGTGCTGATATTGTCGAACTCGATATTGTTCGTTCAAAAGATGGTATTTTTTACGGACTACATGACGGGGTTGAAAAGTATATTTTTGGAAAGGAAGTAGATATTAGAGAATTAAACTCTGATGAAATCGATCATCTTGTAGTGACGAATGAATTCGATAAACCACTTGAAGGTCATGTTGAGAGAGTCGATGTTATCTTAGATTATTTATCAGAAAAGGATTGCTTTATCAACTTAGATCGTAGCTGGTTTTACTGGGATACGTTCCTTGATTATTTAAAAAAACGTCCAGATACAAGTTGTTGTATTTTAAAAGCTCCAGCTAAAGCAGAAATTCTAGAAGTTTTAAATGCGGCTAAATTTGAAATCGCTTTTATGCCAATCGTCAAGACTCAAGAAGAGTATCGGTTGGTTGAGCAATATGCCAACATCAATACAGTTGCTGTTGAGTTAATCTTTAAAACTCTAGATGCTGAAACGGTAAATCCTGATTTTATGGATGAACTTCATCAAAAAGGATTGCTACTCTGGGCCAATACTTTGACATTAAATAAAGTGTCTAAGTTATGTGGAGACTGTGATGACCATAGAGCAGTTTCAGGAGATTTAGATGGTAGCTTTGGCAAATTATTGGAAATGGGATTTGATATTATTCAAACCGATTGGCCATATTTATTAAGTTCATATATTAAAAATATACAAAAATAAAGGAGAATCTTTATGAACAAAACATTGAAAAAATTAGCTTTATTATCAGTTGCGATACTTGGTGCGGCATGTGCGCCTAGCACATCTTCTTCATCTGAAAGTACGCAAGCATCTTCTGGATCATCAGGATCTTCAGATGAAAAAATCGTTATTTACTCAAACTCAGTATCAAACGGTCGTGGAGACTGGTTGAAAGAAAAAGCTGCTGAAAATGGCTTTAATATTGAATTTGTAAGTATCAACGGTGGTGAGTTAGCAGACCGTGTTATCGCAGAAAAAAATAATGCGATTGCGGATATGATTTTTGGTTTAAATAATATGGAATTTAACCGTTTGAAAGATGAAAACTTATTAGAAAAATATGAGCCAAGTTGGAAAAGCGAAGTAGACTTATCTCTTGGAGATGCTGACGGATTATTCTATCCATTAGTAGTACAACCACTAGTATTGATTGGTAACGAATCTTCAACAATGCCAAAAGATTGGACCGACTTAGCTAAACCTGAATACAAAGGTAAATATAACATCTTCAAATTAAGTGGAGGTACTTCAAAAGTTATCTTAGGAAGTATTGCTTCTCGCTACCGCGATGACAGCGGCGAGTTAGGAGTTTCTAAAGAAGGCTGGGACGTTATCAAGGGGTACGCTCAAAACGCTAAAGTCGTAGCAAGTGAAACAGACTATATTGGTATGATTATCGATAAAAAAGATGGTATTGAATATAACATGATGTGGGGTTCTGGTTATTTACAAAATAAAAACGAACGTAAATATAACTTCAATGTTATGTATCCAGAAGTTGGTGAACCGTTTGTAACTGAACAAATTGGTATTTTAAACACTTCTAAGAAGAAAGAAACAGTACAAAAATTCATTAATTGGTTTGGTAGTGCAGAAGTTCAAGCTGAATGGTCTAAGAAATTCTCTTCTATTCCAGCAAATAAAAAAGCTCTTGAACAAGCAAATGATGATGTTAAAGACTTTATGAGTAAAGTAAAATCTCAAAAATTAGATTGGGAATTCATTTCAAAAAATATCAGCTCATGGGTTGAAAAAGTTGAACTTGAATTTTTAAAATAGAATGATGAGGAATTGAACATGATTAAATTTGAGAATGTTCAAATTAGCTACGGTGACTTTGTCGCCGTAGATGATTTGAATTTAGAAATTAAAGAGGGCGAATTTTTTACATTCTTGGGGCCCTCAGGTTGTGGTAAATCTACAACTTTAAGAACACTAGTTGGTTTTATTGATCCTTCCAAAGGAAATATTTTCGTAGACGAGAAAGATATAACTCGTCTAGCTCCTGAAAAAAGAGAGATTGGTATTGTATTCCAAAGTTATGCTTTATTCCCAACTATGACTGTATATGACAACATCGCATATGGGTTAAAAATCAAAAAAATGCCAAAATCTGAGATTGATGCAAAAGTAAATGAAATTGCTCAAAAGATTAAAATTTCAGATAAACAATTACAACGAAATGTATCTGAATTAAGTGGGGGACAACAACAACGTGTGGCTCTTGCTCGTGCATTAGTATTAGAACCAAAAATTCTTTGCTTAGATGAACCTTTATCTAACTTAGATGCTAAACTTCGAATTGATTTACGTCTTGAATTAAAGAGATTGCAAAGAGATTTAGGAATTACTACATTGTACGTAACCCATGACCAAGAAGAAGCATTGACGCTTTCAGATAGAATTGCTGTATTCAATAATGGGTTTATCGAACAAGTGGGTACTCCACAAGAAATTTATAACCAATCTGCGACTGAGTTTGTTTGTGATTTCATTGGAGATATTAATAAACTTACTGAAGAGACAATGAAAGAATTGACTGGTAAGGAAGAAGAAAAAGTTGGATACATTCGACTTGAAAGAATTAAATTCAAATCAACTTCTGAAGAAGATTACACAATTAAAGGAACGGTGGTTGATACAGAGTTTAAAGGGGTATTGGTTCAATACACCGTTAAAGCTGAAAGTGAACAAATCCTACGTGTGATTCAGAAGAATGATTATCTAGAAATTTTTGAGTTAGGACAAGAATTAACATTATTTATTCATCCTAATGATATTCTACAGTACTAGGGGTGAGATTAATGGCCAAAAGAAATAGCCTAAGTCAATGGATTTTAAGACTCATTGTGGGCTGGATATTAATTGCATTAGTCATTTACCCAAACTTAAATCTACTAAAAGAAATTTTCTACAAAAATGGGCAATTTTCATTCACTGCTGTTCAGAAGATTTTTTCTTCTCAACGTGCAATGCAATCCATTCAAAATAGTTTTATTTTAGCGGTAGCATTAGTAATTACCGTTAATGTTGTCGGTACTTTAGTAGTTTTATTTACAGAGTACTGGGAAATTAAAGGTAGTAAAGTATTAAAACTTGGATATATGACGTCACTAGTTTATGGTGGGGTAGTATTAGTTACTGGATATAAATTTGTTTATGGAAGCAATGGTGTGATTACTAAATTCTTAACTCAAATTTTCCCAAGTTTAGATAGTAACTGGTTTACCGGGTTTGGTGCTGTATTATTTATTATGACTTTCGCATGTACATCCAACCATATGATGTTCTTACGAAACGCAGTGAGGTCGGTTGACTATCATACGATTGAAGCTGCAAGAAATATGGGGGCAAGTCCAGCAAATGTGTTGTTTAAGATTGTTTTACCTACATTGCTACCAACCATTTTTGCGTTAACAATCTTAACATTTTTAACAGGGTTAGCTGCAGTTTCTGCACCATTAATTGTTGGGGGAACTGATTTCCAAACTATTAACCCAATGATTATTACATTTGCTAAATCACAATCCTCAAAAGATTTAGCTGCATTTTTAGCTATGCTATTGGGATTAGCGACAATTATCTTATTAACTATCATGAATCGTGTTGAACGTGGTGGTCGTTATATGTCAATCTCAAAAACTAAAGCAAAAATTAAAAAACAAAAGATTCAATCACCAATTGGTAATGTGATTGCGCATATTGTCGCTTATGTTTTATTCTTCATCTATGTGATGCCAATTGTATTTATTATTTTGTATTCATTTACAAAACCATTAGCGATAAAACAGGGTGAAATTTCATTTGCGAACTTTACGCTAGAAAATTACCAACAACTCTTTACAAGTGCTTCTGCATTTTCTCCTTACTTAATCAGTTTGGTGTATGCAGGATTGGCTGCGGTGTTAGTAACGATTTTAGCAATTGTGATTGCAAGAATCGTACGTCGTAGCACATGGAAATTTGATTTCCTTTTTGAATACGGTGCATTAGTACCATGGATTTTACCATCAACGTTGATTGCTTTAGGATTTTTATTCACATACAACCAACCAAGATGGATTATCTTAAACTGGGTATTAATCGGTACTGTTGTAATGTTACTAATTGCTTTTATTGTTGTTAAATTACCATTCTCATACAGAATGGTGAGAGCTGTATTCTTCAGTATTGATGATGAATTAGAAGAAGCATCTCGTAGTATGGGAGCTTCAACTTTTCAAACGATGATTAAAGTTATCATTCCATTTATCTTGCCAACGGTATTATCTGTGGCAGTATTGAACTTTAACAGCTTACTATCAGACTTTGATTTATCCGTATTCTTATATCATCCTTTATTTAAACCTTTAGGTATTGTTATTAAGGAAGCCAGTGATGAAACAGCAACTACAAATGCTCAAGCAATGACTTTTGTATATACTGTAGTTCTTATGATTATTTCAACAGCAGCATTGTACTTAACAAGAGGAAGAAACGCTAAGAAATCAAAGAAAAAGAAATAACATTTAAAAGGCAATGAATATAAGTCATTGCCTTTTTTATTGGAGGAGATAATTTGAAAAATTTAGTGTTTGATATGGGAAACGTCCTCATTGAATGGAATAGTGAGAAGATTTTACAAGCTATTACAGATGATAGAAAATTACAAAACTTGTTAAGAAAAGAGGTTTTTGAAACTGGTTTGTGGGTTCAAACTGATGAAGGTGTGAAGACTAGGGAAGAAATGATTGAGATAGTTACAACTAAAATTGGGGAAGAGTATCGAAATGAATTAACTCAACTTTCAAGATACTGGTATAAATACGTGGATGTTTATACAAAGGTTCAAGATAGAATTATTGAACTTTCAAAAAATGGCTACAATATTTACATTTTATCAAATACAGCTTATACTTTTTATGATTTGGTAAAAGAAGGATACCTTCCAGCGGCTTCTATTGCTAAAGGAATCGTACTTTCTTGCGAAGAAAAAGTCTTGAAGCCCAATGAAAAAATTTATAACATCCTTCTTGAACGCTACAATTTAGATCCTCACGATACGATGTTTTTTGATGATTTGTCAGAAAATATTTGGGGAGCAGCGCGTTGCGGGATTAATGGATTTGTTGTAGAAAATGAACGTGAATTATTAACTTACTTAGATAAGTTAAGGGAGGAAATGAATTGGCGACAATTAAGGACATTGCTAAATTAGCAGGTGTTTCTCACGGAACCGCCTCTAATGTTTTAAACCAGAGAGGTAATGTCAGTTCAGAAAAGATTTCTAAAGTCCTAAAGGCTGCAAAAGAATTAGGTTATACGATTAATCCTCAGGCTCAACTGTTGAGAAAGGGCTTCTCGAATAAAGTAGTTGTTTTTATTCCCTTTGTTTTAAAAGAACATTATTCTGTGTTCTACGAAAGTATATTACAACAGGCTGAAAAAGAGAGTATTGAGATTGAGGTTTTCTATTTTAAAGAAAAAAATTTACGAAGTATTGTAGAAAAGGAAAGTTTATTAAAACCTTCAGTTGCAGTATTTGTTGGGTATGTTCCAAAAGACAATGTGTTAACAATATTTCAACAGGATACGAAAATACATTTTGTTGATGTTTTGGAGGATCCGAATAAATATGGTGTTATCTCATTTGATTATAGTCTTTTAGCAAAAGAGTTAATAAAACGATTGAATAAAGGTAATCAAAAATTACTGTTAATCGATTATAAATTCGAGAATGGGAAATCATTATCTGAAGATATTTTGAATGAGATTTCTGAACATATTTCAATTGAGAGATTTTCAATGGAGAATAGGCAAGATTTAATTCGATTGTTTGAACAATATGAGAGGCTTGACGAGTTCAGCGCTATTTTTGCAATTGATAGAGAGATTCTTAGAAACATTCAAGAAATTCAGTCTTGGTTAGGAAGAAGCAGAATAGAAAATATTTTTGCTCTAGATAGTTTTCAACTTATTCGTGCAAAAAAAAATATTTTTGAGTTGGATTATAAATTGTGTGCTAAAAAGGTCATCGATATAATTAAAAATGGGGATATGGGTCGTATTCTGATGACACCAGAAGGGTTTAGAGCTAAAAACGTTTATACGAAATATGCAAATCCTCAGAAGATACGATTGCTAACGATTAGTTCTCCAACAACTCGTGTGTTGAAATTCTTATCAGGTATTTTTGAACATGAGACAAATATTCGCATTGAAATAGAAGAATTGGAATCTTCAGAGTACGATGTTACGAAAATTAAAAATAGTGCATTCACAAAGAGGTATGATCTAATCCGACTGGATATGGCCGTGTTACCTGAAGTGGCGGAGGATCTTTTTGTTCCTTTAGAGGATGTAGAAGGCAGTAAGAAACTTCTTAAACAATTTGACGAAAAATTACTAAACGAATTTATGTATTCAAATAAAAAATGGTATGGTGTTCCTTTAGATGTTTCCGTTCAATTACTTTATTATCGCAAGGACTTATTTTTAAATAAATTAGTTCAACGAGAGTTTTATGAGCGGTTTAGAAAAGAATTAATTGTACCACAAAGTTATGAAGAATTTGACTTGATTTGCCAATTTTTCACTAAGAATATAAATAAGGCATCTCAAACTGAGTATGGGCATAGTATTGCGATGAAAACGCCGCTCGTTGCTTCATGTGATTTCTTACCAAGATACCGTGAGCAAGTGTTAAATCAAGTTGATAATCCTTATCAAACGGCTTTAGAGCAATATATGGCTAGTTTGAAAACTAGTGATCAGAACAAAGATAAATGGTGGGGAGATATCGTTCAGGAATTTGCTGAAGGAAAAACAGCAATGATGACCGTCTTTTCTAACTATTCAACAGTGCTTGCTGGTCAGTTGCAAAACGATATTGATTTTGGTGTAGCTCGTATTCCTGGAAAACAACCACTGATTGGTGGAGGAACTGTGGGGATTGTAAAAGAAAGTAAGATGAAAGAGCAAGCGCTATTATTTTTAGAATGGTTGTATAGTGACGAAATTTCTAAACTAATCGTAGCGCTTGGAGGAATGATTCTTAGTAAGGAAGTTCTAAGTAACCAAGAATTAATGGAAATGCACCCATGGTTATCACATTTGGAGAAGTCTATTCAATTAGGAAAAAGGCAAGTTTGGAATAATCAAAAATTCAGTTTGTCGGATGAAATAGAACTAGGCGAAAGAGTATTACAAGAAGTTTTTAACGATTGAAGAGATAAGGATTCTTATCTCTTTTTTTTGCAGAAAAACAATGATCATACAATTTTTGATACGTATCAAAAATGATACAAACTTACTTAAAAACGAAAAGTGTATCATCTATGTTACGTATTATGCAGGATACACAGTGCATCAAAAAAATACCTTTGAGAAGACTCTCAAAGGTATTTTGCGTTATTATTTGCGGTTTTGTTTTCCAGCGTTTCTTCCAACTGGTTTATTTTGGCGCTTTGCAAAAGTTTCTTGTTGTGTTGCTTTTTGTGCTGGTTTGCTTGGTGTTTTACGCTCTGGTAAAACTACATTGTCATGATTTAACTCTTCGTCAATTTGAGCTTTAATTTTTGGACGTAAGTATGTGTTTTGAATCCAAGATTGTAAGATTTGAATTAAAGCGGAAGCAAAGAAGTAAATACCAACCCCTGCAGGTGATTGGAAAGTCATCATAAACATCATTACTGGTAAAATATAGTTCATAGAACGACTTTGTTTCTTTGTTTCTTCATCCATTCCCATTTGACTTACGAGAGATTGAATGTAGTATAGTGCAGCTGTAGCAATTGCTAAAGGAACAAATTCTTTACCTAGAGCAATTCCCATGAAGTCACTGCTTGAAATCTCGTTAGATAGCAAGATTGCATTATATAATCCGCTCCAAATTGGAAGTGTAATTAAGAGTGGAAGACATCCAGAACCAAGTCCGCCCATTAATGAGACGTTATTTAACTTGTATAGATCCATTTGCTCTTGTTGAATTTCTAGTTTTTCTTGAGGAGTTGCTGCTTGTTCTGCACGAGCAGTAATTTCCGCAATATATGGTTTTAAAACAGCCATCTTCTCTTGTTGCACAAGCATTGATTTCATTTGATGGAATTGTGTTGGCATTAAAACCACACGGACTAAAACGGAGACGATAACAATCGCAATAGCATAATTTCCATTAAACATAGAAGCAATTTGATTTAATAACCATTGTGTTGGGACGACTAGATATTCATAGAGCCATCCAACGGGTTGATGATCTGCATTATATTGCACGGTACATCCTGCTAATAGTAGTGGAAGAACAGTTGCAACGAAAAGCAGTTGCGTTTTTTTAGTAAGTTTCATAATCACTTTCCTTTTCATTTAATAACATGACTTATTTTACACGGGTTTCGTTGAAATAGCAATGTTCTTTATATAATTTCAAATTTTGTAAAAAGAGGTGCATCCATCAATGAACATTCTTCGTATCGGTCGACACGTCCGTAAGGAGAAGTGGATGCTTTTACACGTTCAATAAAGCGATTGACAGCGTTTGGCTCTCCTTGAGCTACGGCTAGGACAGAACCATCCATTTTGTTTTGAACCGTTCCAGTAATCTCTAGTTGAATAGCGAGTTGCTGTGTGAAGAAACGGAAGCCAACACCTTGAACTCGTCCCCAGACGCGAATTTGTCGAGTAATCATAGAAATACCTCCTTAAATGATGATTAATTTGTCATCTTTATGAAACAAGATTACCATGATTTCCTAAAATTTGGTATACTAAGATACGAGGTGAAAACATGTTTAAAGTGATTGAAACAGCGGGTCATGATGAACCATGGTGGTTTTTTGAAGACTGGGAAAAGATGATTGTTTCGACAGAAGAATTTGATGAGATTGAAGAGGCTCTTTGTGCCTATCAGGCTCTCTATCAAAATTTTGAAGATAACTATCCAGAAAAACGTGAGAAAGGATCTTGCTGTGTTGCATTTTGGAACACTGTAGAAACAGATTATTGTGTTCCTTGTGAATGTGACCTTCAGATTTTTCATGGAATTATGATTGTTGATAAAAAAAATCAATTAGTAGACTTGAAAGGAGAAGAACGTGGCTAAACAAACAAAGAAAAAAACGTCTAGAAGCAAAAATACTCAAAACTCAAATCCCTTACTTTCTATAGAAGCGTTAGCGGTATTTTTGATTGTCTATTGTTTATTAGCAATATTTCAACTGGGATTCTTGGGTAAATTTTTTGCAAACGTCATTCGCTTCTTTATAGGAGATTTATTTGTGTTCGGAGGCATTTGCGGAATCCTTGCTGGATTTGGAATGCTCTTTAGAGGACGAATGCCTAAAATTATTTGGAGATGGACTGTGGCAGCAGTTTGCTCAAGTATTGCGTTACTCCTATTTGTATCGGTAATGACTTATAGTAGCTTTACGAGTTCAGGGTCTCCTTTATTTCAAGAGATGATGAACCGATTTATGGTTGATTTTACATCCAATATGATTTCTCAAAACCTTGGTGGAGGGCTCATTGGTACGCTTTTATATGCGGGAACTTATTTCCTCGTATCGCAATGGGGAACTTATTTATTAGTATTCTTACTTCTAGTATGCAGTGCCTTACTTATTTTTGATATTCATTTAAGTGATGTTATGAATTTTGTTCGAACTCACGTATCCAATCTTTCTCAAAAAATTGCTGAGAAAAAGGCAGAAAAAGAAGCCAAACAAAAAGCGCTTGAAGAAGAGGATTTATATACTTCAAATCCAGAAACCCATCCGGATGATTCTTTACCAGTAGAAGAACCAGTAAAGGAAGAACGAAAAGAACATTCCTTATTAAACCGAATGAAAAATGCCTTCTTTGATGATTATGAAGATGAATCAATGGTAGATACGGAGCAGGAATTGTATGAACCTGTCTACAGTGAGCCAGTAGTTTCTCCAGAGCCAGTTCCGCCGGTAACACCAGTAGTTTCAACTCCATCGCCAATCGCTTCTAAAACACAAGAAAACTCTATCCATGAGGATGATGCGTTTGAGGATGATGGGGAAGATATCGGAGACTTAGCAATGGGAGGCGAGGAAAATGATGAAGATTATCAATTACCTCCAGTGACCTTATTGAATCCTGTTCAACAATCCGATCAATCGAATGAACGTACAATTGTGGAACGCAATATGCGTATTTTAGAGCGTACGTTTGCAAGTTTTGGGGTGGATGCTAAAGTCATGCCAAACCCAATGCTAGGGCCAGCCGTTACAAAATACGAAATTCAACCAGCAATCGGTGTGAAGGTAAGTAAGATTGTTAACTTGAGTGATGATATAGCTCTAGCACTTGCTGCTAAAGATATTCGTATCGAAGCTCCAATCCCAGGAAAACCATATGTAGGGATTGAAGTTCCAAATAGCCAAACAAGTTTTGTATCCTTTAGCGATGTGATTCAATCGGCGATTCAATCTCCAAAACCTTTAGACGTACCATTAGGAAGAGATATCTCTGGTAATGTTCGTCTTTGCGATATTACGAAAATGCCGCATATGTTAATTGCCGGTTCAACTGGTTCTGGTAAATCCGTATGTATTAACGGCATTATCACAAGTATTTTAATGAAGACAAAACCACATGAAGTGAAACTGATGATGATTGATCCGAAGATGGTAGAGTTGAATGTGTATAATGGTATTCCTCATCTATTAACACCGGTTGTAACAAACCCTCGTAAAGCCGCGCAAGCCTTACAAAAGGTTGTGGCTGAGATGGAAAAACGTTACGAATTATTTGCTTCAATGGGAATGCGTAATATCGATGGGTATAACGCTCATGTCGAACAATATAACCGTGAAACAGGCGAAAATAACCCAACGCTTCCTTATATCGTCGTGATTGTAGACGAACTTGCGGACTTAATGATGGTTGCAAGTAATGAAGTGGAAGACACGATTATTCGTCTTGCGCAAATGGCTCGTGCTGCCGGGATTCATATGATTCTAGCAACACAACGTCCATCGGTTGACGTTATCACAGGGATTATTAAAGCCAACGTTCCTTCTCGTATCGCCTTTGCGGTATCTAGTGGTACAGACTCTCGTACGATTATTGATGCTAATGGCGCTGAGAAACTTTTAGGACGCGGGGATATGCTGTATATGCCAATGGGTGAAAATAAACCAATTCGTGTACAGGGTGCATTCTTAACGGATGAAGAAGTCGAACGTATCGTTGATTTCGTGAAAAATCAGCAAGAAGTAGAGTATGATGAAGCGATGATGCCTTCAGAAAACACAACTGCTGCTGGTGGTAGTGAACCTGAAGACGAACTATTCTACGAAGTCATCGAATTATTAAAAGAACAAGAAACGATTAGTACTTCCTACTTACAAAGACGTTTCCGTATCGGATTTAACCGTGCAGCACGAATGATTGACGATTTAGAAGCGCGTGGTTATGTCGGTCCTGCAGATGGAAGCAAAGGAAGAAAAGTGAATGTTCATGTTTTCAGTGAAAATAATGCTTCTGAAACCACTGAAACAAACACTTAGAAATGTAAAACACGAACATTTTTCGATAAAATTACCTCCAATAGAAAGATTTATCTTGCTTTTCATTTTATTTATGATA
This Granulicatella adiacens ATCC 49175 DNA region includes the following protein-coding sequences:
- a CDS encoding DUF1033 family protein, which produces MFKVIETAGHDEPWWFFEDWEKMIVSTEEFDEIEEALCAYQALYQNFEDNYPEKREKGSCCVAFWNTVETDYCVPCECDLQIFHGIMIVDKKNQLVDLKGEERG
- a CDS encoding DNA translocase FtsK; translation: MAKQTKKKTSRSKNTQNSNPLLSIEALAVFLIVYCLLAIFQLGFLGKFFANVIRFFIGDLFVFGGICGILAGFGMLFRGRMPKIIWRWTVAAVCSSIALLLFVSVMTYSSFTSSGSPLFQEMMNRFMVDFTSNMISQNLGGGLIGTLLYAGTYFLVSQWGTYLLVFLLLVCSALLIFDIHLSDVMNFVRTHVSNLSQKIAEKKAEKEAKQKALEEEDLYTSNPETHPDDSLPVEEPVKEERKEHSLLNRMKNAFFDDYEDESMVDTEQELYEPVYSEPVVSPEPVPPVTPVVSTPSPIASKTQENSIHEDDAFEDDGEDIGDLAMGGEENDEDYQLPPVTLLNPVQQSDQSNERTIVERNMRILERTFASFGVDAKVMPNPMLGPAVTKYEIQPAIGVKVSKIVNLSDDIALALAAKDIRIEAPIPGKPYVGIEVPNSQTSFVSFSDVIQSAIQSPKPLDVPLGRDISGNVRLCDITKMPHMLIAGSTGSGKSVCINGIITSILMKTKPHEVKLMMIDPKMVELNVYNGIPHLLTPVVTNPRKAAQALQKVVAEMEKRYELFASMGMRNIDGYNAHVEQYNRETGENNPTLPYIVVIVDELADLMMVASNEVEDTIIRLAQMARAAGIHMILATQRPSVDVITGIIKANVPSRIAFAVSSGTDSRTIIDANGAEKLLGRGDMLYMPMGENKPIRVQGAFLTDEEVERIVDFVKNQQEVEYDEAMMPSENTTAAGGSEPEDELFYEVIELLKEQETISTSYLQRRFRIGFNRAARMIDDLEARGYVGPADGSKGRKVNVHVFSENNASETTETNT